GTTTTTGGCTTCATCATAAGAACCTGGGGATTAATTGAAGATGAAGAGGAGATGAAGATTTCTTCATGTTGGATCAAGAATCGAGAACGGGGAGGGACACGGTAAAGCGGCTCCCCTTTTCCAACTCGCTCTCGACTTCGATCTTCCCATGGTGGGCCTCTGCGATCCAGTAGCATATGCTCAGTCCCAAACCCGTTCCTCCACACTCCCTGTCTCTTGATTTGTCCACCCGATAGAATCTATCGAAAATACGCTCCAGCTCATCCTGTGGAATGCCTATGCCCGTGTCTTTCACCGAGACCCTGGCAAACCCGTTGTCCCTTTGGAGTGAAATGTCGATCCGGCCGCCGGACGGGGTGAACTTCACCGCGTTGTCTATCAGATTGGTGAACAGTTGCTGCAACCGTGTCCGGTCACCCAGCACGCTTGCCTCGTCGATCCGCACCAAGGTGAATTCCACCTCCTTCTGCTCGGCCAGCACACCCAAGAACTCCCAGAGATTTACAAGAAGCTCATCGAGTTTGATTCGAGTCATCTCGAGGCCTGCTTCGTTGGAATCGAATTTGGAAAGGAGGATCAGGTCGTTGATCGTTCTAGTGAGGAGATCCAGCTTTTCTATATGGTTGGCCAATACCCTCTGATACTCCTCCTGGGGCCGCGGTTTGCAGAGGAGCAGTTCCGCCTCTCCCTTCATGGAACTGATGGGGGTCTTGAGCTCGTGGGAGGCATCGGCCGTAAACTGGCTGATTTTCTTGAAGGAACCCTCCAACCGGGATATCATGTCGTTCAAAGTGGTGATGAGGTGGTCCAGCTCATC
This genomic interval from Deltaproteobacteria bacterium contains the following:
- a CDS encoding heavy metal sensor histidine kinase, which codes for MSWKRGVSFYRRTDVKITLWYIFTFVVTTLIIFSFMYLRLKHHLMKEIDRFLIDESRELAAVISESPEDFTSVLMKYEGRIFAREYYPIYSRVLNREGRVIAASKNFAELLYPLNPEKLQRIERNNGYFETVRPPGRRTPFRILSSPLTRDKRSDYIIQVGMKMRSMRKTLRNFTHNLLTAIPIVLVLGAVGGWFLARRSLSPIGYITETARRITASNLAERLKPGESGDELDHLITTLNDMISRLEGSFKKISQFTADASHELKTPISSMKGEAELLLCKPRPQEEYQRVLANHIEKLDLLTRTINDLILLSKFDSNEAGLEMTRIKLDELLVNLWEFLGVLAEQKEVEFTLVRIDEASVLGDRTRLQQLFTNLIDNAVKFTPSGGRIDISLQRDNGFARVSVKDTGIGIPQDELERIFDRFYRVDKSRDRECGGTGLGLSICYWIAEAHHGKIEVESELEKGSRFTVSLPVLDS